In one window of Macadamia integrifolia cultivar HAES 741 chromosome 2, SCU_Mint_v3, whole genome shotgun sequence DNA:
- the LOC122060564 gene encoding probably inactive leucine-rich repeat receptor-like protein kinase At5g48380 yields MDLAVLFGVSFCFLLSFSTSYGTVTDIYCLRTLKESVEDPFNYLNSSWLFNNNTEGFICKFTGIECWHPDENRVLNIRLSDMGLKGQFPRGIENCTSLTGLDLSSNNLTGSIPSDISKRLPYVTSLDLSLNGFNGEIPLSLANCTYLNILKLDNNRFTGQIPLQLGLLNRIKTFSVANNLLSGQVPSFVNSTIAADSYANNLGLCGKPLDPCKAVQSKSHGAVIVGSVIAGVAVPLFVVGVVLIFWLRKVSIKKRDDDPEGNKWAKSLKGTKGIKVSMFETSVSKMRLSDLMKATNNFSKDNIIGSGRTGTMYKVMLPGGSALMVKRLQDSQRSEKEFISEMTTLGNVKQRNLVPLLGFCLAKKEKLLVYRHMSNGTLYDRLHVVPPEGRAMEWPLRLRIGIGAARGLAWLHHSCNPRIIHRNISSKCILLDEDFEPKISDFGLARLMNPIDTHLSTFVNGEFGDLGYVAPEYPRTLVATRKGDVYSFGTVLLELVTGEKPTHVANAPESFKGNLAEWVTLLSNNSDLQRAIDKSLVGKGFEGELFQFLKVGRNCVLPTPKERPTMFEVYQLLRAIGERYNFTVDDEIFVPSDTSNIDYPDELIVAREIKELH; encoded by the exons ATGGATCTGGCTGTTCTCTTTGGTGTTTCTTTTTGCTTCTTGTTGAGTTTTAGTACAAGCTATGGTACCGTTACTGATATTTATTGCTTGAGGACCCTAAAAGAGTCGGTGGAAGATCCTTTCAACTACCTAAACTCGTCATGGCTTTTTAACAATAATACAGAGGGGTTCATCTGCAAATTTACCGGCATCGAGTGCTGGCACCCCGACGAGAATAGGGTCTTAAACATCAGGCTCTCAGACATGGGGCTGAAGGGCCAGTTCCCTCGTGGTATTGAGAATTGCACTAGCTTGACAGGCTTAGATCTTTCTAGCAACAATCTCACTGGATCCATCCCATCGGATATCTCCAAAAGGCTTCCATATGTGACAAGTCTTGATCTCTCTTTGAATGGCTTCAATGGTGAGATTCCACTGAGTCTGGCAAACTGTACCTATCTGAATATCCTCAAACTTGACAACAACCGATTCACTGGTCAGATCCCTCTGCAACTTGGCCTGCTCAATCGGATAAAGACATTTAGTGTTGCAAATAATCTGTTGTCCGGACAAGTTCCCAGCTTTGTCAATTCTACAATTGCCGCAGATAGCTATGCAAACAATCTAGGGCTCTGTGGGAAACCTTTGGATCCTTGCAAGGCGGTTCAGAGTAAATCTCATGGTGCAGTAATTGTTGGGTCGGTAATTGCTGGGGTGGCTGTTCCTTTGTTTGTTGTTGGAGTTGTCCTTATCTTCTGGTTGCGTAAAGTGTCTATTAAGAAGAGAGATGATGACCCTGAAGGAAACAAGTGGGCCAAGAGTTTAAAGGGAACCAAAGGCATCAAG GTTTCCATGTTCGAGACGTCAGTTTCAAAAATGAGGTTGAGTGATCTAATGAAGGCTACCAACAATTTCAGCAAAGATAATATCATTGGGTCAGGAAGAACAGGGACAATGTACAAGGTAATGCTTCCAGGTGGTTCTGCCCTAATGGTTAAGAGGTTGCAAGACTCTCAACGCTCTGAGAAAGAGTTTATTTCTGAGATGACTACTCTGGGGAATGTGAAACAACGTAACTTGGTTCCACTCTTGGGTTTTTGCTTGGCAAAGAAGGAGAAGCTTCTGGTTTATAGGCATATGTCAAATGGGACCCTCTACGATCGTCTACATGTAGTGCCACCTGAGGGGAGGGCTATGGAGTGGCCCCTAAGGCTCAGAATTGGGATAGGGGCTGCCAGAGGTCTCGCATGGCTCCATCACAGTTGCAATCCCCGCATTATACATAGAAACATAAGCTCAAAATGCATCTtattggatgaggattttgagCCCAAAATATCTGATTTTGGGCTAGCAAGACTCATGAATCCAATTGACACTCACCTGAGTACTTTTGTGAATGGGGAGTTTGGGGACTTGGGGTATGTGGCTCCAGAGTACCCGCGGACACTCGTTGCTACTCGTAAAGGGGATGTTTATAGTTTCGGAACTGTTCTTCTTGAATTGGTTACTGGTGAGAAGCCTACCCATGTTGCTAATGCCCCTGAAAGCTTCAAAGGGAATTTGGCGGAGTGGGTTACTCTGTTGTCCAATAACTCTGATCTCCAGAGGGCCATTGATAAGTCGTTGGTTGGGAAGGGTTTTGAGGGTGAGCTATTCCAGTTTCTTAAAGTTGGACGCAATTGTGTCCTGCCAACTCCCAAGGAAAGACCTACGATGTTTGAAGTTTACCAGCTTCTTAGAGCTATCGGGGAGAGATACAAtttcacagttgatgatgagatATTTGTGCCATCTGACACGAGTAATATTGATTACCCTGATGAGCTTATTGTCGCTCGGGAAATTAAAGAGCTGCACTGA